The stretch of DNA ACTGCccatccgtccgtccatccatccagcCTGAACAAGTTCAAGTATCAGGCTGGGTACACAGACACCGAGTGTCACTCCATGTCCTCCTCCGGCCTCGGCTCCCATGACGTTCCCCTCGGACCCGCTGCTGCCTCCCCATCTTCCCTGAGAACGTCTGGAGCAAAGCCCCGGCCCGGCACACCGACACCGCTGCCCGAGTGTTGGGTCTGATTACCTGGCTCACATGTTCCTTCTCCACTCCTCTGGTCACATGGTGCCCACCTGACATGGGCCTTGGACACCCGGGGCTCTGTCCTGGGCCAGACCCTGCACCCATCCGAGCAAGGACCCCCCAAAATCAGGGTCCTTTTCAGGCTCTATGAAGTCCCGTGTTCCAGCCATAAGTGGGTACAGGTGCAAGCATGAAATAGCGTGGACTGATTTTGTGTGATCTAACCcgtctccccccacacacaccttttttttctttttaagattaatGGGATAGAGGTGCGGGACCGTGAGGAGGCCGTGGCTCTTCTCACCAGTGAAGAAAACAAGAACTTCTCCTTGCTGATTGCCAGACCCGAACTCCAGGTGAGTGAGCTTTCCAAGCAAGAAGCTGGGTCCATATCCCTAAACCGAACACCCAAGCTCCTGTCCCTGCAGAGCACTGTCCAAGCGTCAGGTCTGAACTTGGAGACACTCCGCACCCTGGCGGTTATGGTGCCGGCCCAGCAGGTGTGTGGACGAAGGGACCAAacgagggaaaagagaaaagcacagaaagGGGAATCCAGGGCCATGCCGCTGGTGATGTTCGAGTTGAGACTGGCCGACACCGCAGCGCCGCCCCCGCTGTCCTGTCTGGTTGCAGAGtgcagggcctggcccctgggggaCCTGCCCAGTCCGTTTCAGGTGCTCTTACCACAAAAAAGCAGCCGCGGGGTGACGATAATCAGCTGGACTATAGTGATGATTTCACGCTGTTCGTCAAGTCACGACGCATACCTTAACCAGTACGActtgaatgtttttaaatgaaagacgCCAAGTTGATTCCCTCTCCAAGGAGCCTAATGGTTCCCCCTCTTCAGGAAAGTAGAAATTGGAGGAAAATCAGGTTTTCAGGGCAGAAGGTGACGCAGAATCTCCTGTGCTTTCCTTTCGCAgcctacatgtaaaaaaaaaaaaaagaaaaatgttagtcAACAAATTTTTTACTGAAACAGAAATGAAGGCCAGATGTGGCACAGGGGCCGTGGGTCAAGGGCCCTGACTGGTCTGCTATTTCACGGACAAGCAGAGGGCGGGCCCCGCCTGTGTCTCTAAAAGTAGCCGGTGTGGGTGAGGAGCTCTGCACACAAATGACAGTGGGCCCTGGCGACTCCCCCGACATGGGCGGTGTTCTGTCTAATCCAGGGCgaggcagcagggcaggctgCCCTGGAAATGTTTCTCCCCAAGGAAGTGACTGTTCTTAAAAATTGCAAATTGACTAAATGAAAGCAAAGGGATTGAGGCATGTTGGCTGCTGCTTTCCCCTAGCTGGACGAGGGCTGGCTGGACGACGACAGAAACGACTTTCTGGACGACCTGCACATGGACATGCTGGAGGAGCAGCACCACCAGGCCATGCAGTTCACGGCGGGCGTTCTGCAGCAGGTGGGCCACGGGGAGCCGCCCAGGCGGCAGGAGCACGGACAGGAGCTGGTCCGTCTGCCCCTGAGTGAGCCGTGAGCCCTGCACTCCGGAGGGGAAAATGCGAAGGGGCCACTGACCCTCCGTGTTCACTGGGAAAACACATGAGCTGGCGGCATTGACGTCCAGCGGGGAGTGGTTGCGTTTCCCAAAGTAAAGCCCTTCCCCCTGGTAACCTGAGCTCCTCCTTCCGTGCGGCCGTGCCACTGCCATCATCTGCCGTCCCAGCGAGGGAAGGCCCGTTCCTTCGCTCGCACTGGGTCTTTTCTCCAGGGCAGGCGACTAGCCCCTCACTGGTCCGATGCCATCAGTGGTCGCCTGGGTGGGTCTGGCTAAATCCCAGGCCCTGCCCTAGCCCTGATCCAGGCTAGTGGGGGAGGCCAGCCCTGCCCCAAAGCCCTGTCCAGAGGTCTTCCCGGTAACTGTGCCCAGACCGCCCTCCCCGTGAccgttttttcttgttttccattGTGCAGAAGAAGCATGAAGAAGACGGGGGCACCACAGACACAGCCACCATCCTGTCCAACCAGCACGAGAAGGACAGCGGTGTGGGCCGCACGGACGAGAGCACCCGCAACGACGAGAGCTCAGAGCCCGAGAACAACGGCGAGGAGGCGCCCGCATCCCACACCCCGCTGGCCGGGCCCAGAACGCGCACGTGCAGCCAGGACACGCTGGGCAGCGGCGACCTGCCTTTCGGAGGCGACTCCTTGCTTTGGGCCGACTGCGCTGAGGATGCCGAGTGCGAGCGCTTCCGCCAGCTGCTGGAGCTCAAGTGTCCGGGGCACGGCGCCCTCGAGAGTGCAGACggggagctggggctgctggATGCCGAGCTGCTGGAGCTCAAGTGCCCAGGACGGGACGCGGTCGCAGGCAGGGGTGCCCCTGAGAGCGTGGACCAGGAGCTGGAGCTGCTGAATGCCGAGCTGCGCAGCATCGAGCTTGAGTGTCTGAGCGTCGTGCGCGCTCACCGGGCGCGGCAGCTGCGCGAGGCCTGGACACTGCACCCTGGCGGCTTCCGTGGCTGTGACGTGGAGGCTGACGGCCGTAGGCGTGAGCTGTCGGATATCACCGAGCTCCCCGAGAAGTCAGACAAGGACAGCTCGAGCGCCTACAACACTGGGGAGAGCTGCCGCAGCACCCCACTCGCCCTGGACATGTCCCCAGACAGCTCCCTGAGGAGAGGAGCGGAGGGGACTGCGGGGGCCTGCGGGCCGTCCCTCGAGAGTCCGCTATGCATCACGGAGGACACAGACTTGCGCCCAACTCCACAGAGCCCTGAGCACAGCCCCGGAGACGGCCCCAGCCCCGCGCCCCCTGCGCATACACCCCACAAGCTGGCCCACATCCCGGCGCACGCACGGCGCTACCGCAGCTACATGCAGCTGGTGCAGCAGAAGTCTGCGGTGGAATACGCGCACAGCCAGGTGAGCCTGCTGGGCGTGTGCAAGGACCTGGGCCCCGCCAGCCCCGCTGAACCCCGCACCGAGTGGAAAGTGAAGGTGCGCAGCGACGGCTCCCGCTACATCACCAAGCGGCCGGTGCGCGACCGCCTGCTGCGGGAGCGTGCACTGCGGATCCGTGAGGAGCGCAGCGGTGTGACCACGGACGACGACGCGGCCAGCGACATGAAGCTGGGCCGCTACTGGAGCCGTGAGGAGCGCAAGCAGCACGTGGCGCGCGCCCGGGAGCAGCGGAGGCGGCGCGCACTCCTGCTACAGAGCCGGCTGGAGGGTCCCCGGGAACAGCCCGCCgaggaggacaggagggaggtgAGCATCCTGGAGCTGAGCCACAAGAAGATgatgaagaggaggaacaaaaaaatACTGGACAACTGGATGACGATCCAGGAGCTCCTGACCCACGGCACCAAGTCCCCGGACGGCAGCCGAGTGTACAATTCCTTCCTCTCAGTGACGACTGTGTAAGCGCCATGCAGGGCGGGGCGGAAGCCCCTGCCTCGGTCTGCGCGGCAGGTCTTTGTACGCAGGTCATGAGGTCGTGTTGGTGGCCCAGCTGTGCAGCACCGGGTCTCGGCTCTATTTTAGTGACGTGGAGACAGACGGCCCTGAACTGCCGTGGAAAGCAATGTTAAAAAGCAGGGCCCTTTTCAGATAGCAGTGGTACTTTTTTACTTGTTGCCTTTTACATAAAGtgtttaaatttcaaaaagatCTTTTTATTAAGCATACTTTCACAGAATAATTTGTTTAAACTGTATTCAGATAAAAGAAGTTAAACACGCTTTTCTCCTGCCGAAAGCACAAATACAACCCCCCAGTACGTATGTTTAACGGAGCCCGACTTCAGAGCTACTTTGCAGAACATGTTCCATACGCGTGACCGTTAATATGTGGGTCGGGGCTTCAACTCCGAACCGGTTAACGATTAATGCACAAAACCAAACCAGCCGCGTTTGAATGTGTCTTCCAACTGTAAGCATTTTTCTGGTTAAAGTTCCCAAGCGAGGGTAAAAGTTTAAGTAGGACATGAAGTATCGTGCAGCCTTACGGAGGTTTAAAGCTCCCTCGCAAGTAGCGCGGTGGGCCGGGAGCCTGTGCGCGCAGGGGAGCCGCATTGCAGACGTGAGCGCTCGCGGCGGCAGAGCTTTGCTGGGTGGGTGTGAAGGGACAGACTTCACTGGCAAGTCCACGAAATCGCGATCACTTACAAACACTAAGTaaagtgaagataaaataaattattttctatctgATATGTTCTGAAGTGACCTCTCATTTTTGAAGCGGTGCCTCAAAAGGCTCTAAAATAGAGCCTTTCTCGGTGttggctttttccttccttgtgttgcCTGCTGCCTGTCCGGTCATCAGCCCCTGCGTTCTGCCTGAACCTGAGAGGGATGTGGAGCCGCAGGCGGGGGCGTCCTGGGGCCCCACGTTCCAACAGTGTGTCTTGCAGACAGCCTCCGCCTGGCCCGCTTCCCTAGACCCAAGAATGACCGTGAGCAAGTTCGTCAGGGTCGTGTCCACCTTGGGCCTCTCTGGGCCCGTGCGGCCATCTCAGCCTGGCCGTCACGTTCCCACCACCGGCCGTGGGCCCGGCTCCCCTCTCTAAGGTGCATCTGAAAACATGCTTTTCTTTCACAGAAGCACAGGCTTCACAGCTGGCATCTCGCAGACCCGAGGACCCCAGGTCCTAAGTAGCGAAGTTGCTGTAAGTTGCCCCTGGTGGCAGTGTTCCCAGCAGTTCCAGCCACAGCACCTCCCGGCAGGACTGGGCGCAGGAGGGTGTCGCTTGCCGGGAGACCGAGCATCTCCGACAGACCGTCCCCCCACACTACCTGTTCCAACCGAGGTTCCTCCTCTGGGGCCACACTCTTGGGACGAATTAGGCATCACACTTGCAACACAACCATGTGACGGGAGCGTCTAGTTCCCTCACGGCTGAGACACCTGTCCACTCCCTCTTAGAACTGGGCGTGCAAAGGTCGTGACGTCCACGCCCACACTCTGGCCCTCCAGGCAGGACTCAGCATGAGGTGGGCTGTTGGCTTCCCCTAGCTGACCTCCcgcagcctgggcctgggcctgggctcccgGGAGGAGCTCCCCACCCCGGCCTCTGACCTCCCAGCCCGTCTTCCAGAGAACACACTCCCGTCCGATGAGTTATGAAGTGTGCGAGGCACATCTAAATGCCGGTTTCTTTGGGGAAACAGCTCTGCTCCCCTGTGTGTTCTCAttacagatgggggtggggggtgggaggtgctgggctGTAAGTACAAAGAGCTGCCACCTGATCAGGGTCAAGCAGGGGGGCTTCTAATCAGGGCTCCCGTGTGCCTCTGGGTTTGGGGGTCACCTGCACCACTCATGGCAAAGTGGGGGAGACAAAAACAAGCCTACATGTGCACCCAGTGCCAGATCCTTCATGACGACTTACTGTTAAATCACTTTACCACAGACATGCACTTGGTCCTAATATGCAGTGGAACGTGAGCTTCCCCTGATCTCATTAGCAAATTCACTCGAAAAGAAGTCAAAAGAGACCTTAGAAATCATCGATTTCCCACGAGCAGGGGACTCCAGGAGACAAATATGGCTCGTTGACGAGCACACGGAATCCGAAAGGGGACCACAGCCTCTCCGCAGCCCGCATCCCAGCCTCGTGCTGTGATGACTCCACTCGCTTCCATTACTGGCCCCAGGAAGGACTTGCTCCCTGCTGCATGTTGACAAATCATGGGGCCGACTGAAGCCACGAAACCTGTTTTGTGGCCTCAGTGACGTTTGAAGCCAGGCCTCCAGAGAGGAAGAATTACTTCTTTAACCTGCGACATTGGGACCCTGGCCTTAATCTAATTCCGGGGTGGCCTCATGCAGGCCAGTCACCCAGGCCTCACGGCCACCAGCTGTTTGTCAGGTGCTCACGGGTGGAGGGACAAGCCCCCGAGGGCTTTACTGTGGCCAGTCATGAGCCACCCATCCACAAAGGCGTGGCCACAAAGCATCCTTGTGGGACCTTGGAAGGGACAGGACACCAACCACAGTGAAAAGGGATGCTGAACATCAAAGGATCAGTTGCAGTGGCTGTTAAAATAGCGTTTGGGGGCTTGTGATGGCTCTGCGGTCATTTCCCCCCACTGCCGAGGAATGAAATTGGACACAGGCCTTTCCTGTGGTTAAAACTCCCAGGTCAGTGCCGTAAACTCCATCTTCTCCCACCAAGGGGAAGGGTCAGGGAGTGGGCTTCCTCATTCAAGCAAAGCGTTCCTAGGCAGTACTTACTGGgatgttatttattctttagagattttatttatttatttttagagagtggggaagagagggagagaagcagcggTCGGTTGCCTCTCTGACGCGCCCCGACTGGGGCTGAACTCGCAACCCAGGTCTGctccctgactggaaattgaaccggtgaccttctgctttgcaggacgCCGCCCTCCCGACCCACGGAGCCGCGCCAGGCCAGGCTGTTGCGTTACTTAGAGCGGGCACTGCTCTGAATGCTTCACAGATCCATTGTCTAAGTCTACCCAACAACCCCACGAGCTGCCATCATCCTCGCTTTGCAGACCAGGCGACTGAGGGCAGAGGGGTTCGGCaccttgcccgaggtcacacaggaGATGGGTGGTGAGCCAGGAGACAGACCTCACTTCCCTGTGCCGTGCATGCTGAGAACCGCACATGAGCAGGCTGTGGTGCCGCAAGGCTGGCAGTCGTCAATAGCCAGGTATAGGTTTTGGCATTTTTGTAGTTCATTAATTGCCCAGAGCTAGGAAGTTTGTAAGTTTGCAGAAGAGCTCAATGGAAACCCCCACAGTCCGGTTCTGGGGTCCGAAAGCTCCCTGACCCCCACCGTCCTGCTGCTCCACGTGGCCACTTTCCTAAAGCTGCTTTTTCTCCAGCATGATGCAGAATGAGAGTTTGGATTCTAAATCGATTTTGGAAGCTGACCACAGCCTGGAGCAACTGGATGGGACTGGCTTGTCTCGGCAGAGCACAGCTATCGCCCCTTCTCGTCAGCGGACACCACGTGGCCCTCGGGGCCCCCACTCTCTCTTCATGTGCAGTTAGGAAGTGTCCTGCCTGCGAAGGGGTCCATAGAGGGGCCAAGCCGAGGCCTTAGGGGTTTGCACCTTTTCTACTTGAGCCAAAGAACTCAGCACCGACCCCGGCGGGAGCAGCTCTGCCCTGGCGGGAGCCTTGATGAGGCCAGTGGCCTCTCCTCTGCGGCCATCCTGGTGTCTTCTCTGAGCAGTGGGGTTGGATCAGTTGAGAGTCCCAACGCTGCAGCCGACAAACACAGGGGCCTGCAGGGACGTCAGCAGCAGCGTCAGCTCCGTGTGGGTTTGGAGCGGATGGCCGTGGGCCCTGCTGGTTCCCCTCGGTCCCTCCTGCAGCCACGGCCGGCCCAGCTCCGCTCCTGTTCACCTCCCAGCCGGCCGCTCGGGGCCCGTTGATGTCAGAGGCACAGGGAGAAAGAGGCACTGGGGTGCATGGCCCAccttaaaaaagtgaaattccacctttttccccttaaaaactATTTCAGAGGATCACAGATTCACATGAACTTGTGAGAAGTACAGCGAGACCCTGGGCACTCTCTGTGTGACAACACCTCCCAACCTTCACAGTCGCGCAACCAGGGTGCCGACACCACCGCAGCCGCCCTCCTGGCCCGGGTTGCCCAGCCCACCTGCCCTCCGCACATGCGTGTTCCGGGCAGTCAGTGCCATCACCTGCGCGTCCCCACTCCCGCATCACAGCCATGGTGCCTGCAGTCGTGAGGGTCGGTGCAAACACCCCGTCCCTCACCTCACTCGCTCCCCAAGCGCTGGCCTTTTCTCCGCCTGAGGGGTGCCGTGCAAATGGGATCATGTGGCGTGTAACCTTCTGAGAGTGGCTTTTGCACAGTGCGCTTCTCCGGACATCATCCCAATTGTCAAACGTATCTTATTAAATAGAAGTAATAAATCAAGaagtaaagaagtaaaactattaagtaaaataaacaaataaataaataatagaacgAAACTGTCAGATGTGTCAGCACTTCgtttctttgtatttctggggAGCATTCCAGAGCGCGGGTGAACCGCGGTTTATTTAAACAGTCACCAACACATGTCCAGGTGGATTTTAGTTTTGGGCTGTTACAAATAAAGATGCTTTGAACAGTTGCTTTTCGTTGTgttcaggtttttgtgtgaatcTGGAACTGCTATTTTTAGGGGGAAATGCCTAAGAGTTCACCCCCGGGGCGTGGGAGGGCTGCCTGTTCAGTCGtgtgggttggttggttggtagGTTGGCTGCCTGTTCAGTGGTGTAAGAAACcgccaggctcagagaggctgggccgtgcctgtgccctgcccccctCGATGCGCAAACCACTGGGCTTCTCCGCCTCCTCCCAGCGTTGGGTTCTCACtcttctgtttcagcagtttcaatAGGTGGATCCCTCGCGGTGGGCTAATTTGCATTTGCTAAAAGCTCACACAGCTGAAAGTCCTTTGACGTCCTTGGTCACTACCTGTGTGTTCTGTGGGATGAAAAGTCCATCCATGCGTCTGGCCTGTGTGTGAAGGGGATCGTTTGCTTTCCATCCCCCAGGTGTCCCCGACAGGCCTGATTGCTGAGCATTGGTGGTTCTCCACATGTTCTCCGCGTCTTCGGCAATGTTGCCTCCTACGTCGCACTCGCCTTTCCCTGCTGCTTGTTACCCGGCTGCTCTGAAGGCAGAGGGCTCAGTGTGGATGACATCCGGTCACCACCTCTGCTCTCACACTTTGGTGTCGAGTCTAAGAACTCTTTGCTGAGCCCCGAGCCCCAGACCTTTTCTCCTGTGtttgttctaagtgttttattgCTTCGCGTTTACAGGTGCCCGTGGGCCACTGTCAGCTGACTTTGTGTGGTGCGTGAGGCTTAGCCACGGCTCACTCCTACCTGTGCCGCCATCGGCCCCCGAACCAGGTGCGGAGAGGCCGTCTTCCCCTGGGACGCTTTTGAAACTTTGTGAGAAACACGCTGGATGCACCTGTGAGTCTATTCCTGGGCTCCTTCCTCTGTCCTGTTGGTCAAGGCTGCGTCTCCCTCCACCGACACCACGCTGTCCGGCTCCCTGTCACCGCTTAGTAAACCTCCACGTCAGCTCCAGTCGACCCCCCACTTCATTCTCCTTTTCGAGGTTATAGTAGCTATTTTACCGCTGAGGCTTTCGAATGAGCGTGGGGTCTTGTGCCGGGATTTTGACAGGAAGGGCATGAGCCCTGTAGGCCCATTTGGGGAGAAGGACATCTGCAATGTGCTGAGGCTGACAATCCACCAGCGCATTTTAATTTGTTCGAGAGAATTCATAATTACGGGTTAGAGCCACTTCGGACGGCTGCTTTGCCATCTCTGCCGCGCAGTCCGACACCTGACTCCTTCAGTGCTGGTGGCAGCTGATTATCTTTCTCTCAAACAAGTTGACGTTTTGTTGGTTCTTGATCGTAtctaaattttcttaatttgatcAGAAAGCGACCTTGTCTGGGTTCTGGCCAACTCTCGTAAGCTGAAGTTCCAACGGCAATTCAGTTTGTTGAGCCCTCGCCACACTGACCTCTGCTCTGTTCCGGCCTCGTCCTGGTACTGCCCAGGGTGGGGGGACTCACGGGGGCCTGACACACCGTCCTGTGCCACCTGGTGCTGCCGGGGGGACTGGGCCCACAGGACAGGCAGTGCTTCTCCCAGTCTGGACTTTGGCCGCCTGGGGCAGGTGGGCTCCTCGCCCTGCGTGTGCTGGTGCCCTGCGCGAGGTCGGTGCTTGCCTGTGCCTTCCGGGGCTGGAGGGCCTCCTTCCATGCAGAGGGCCACATGTCAGGAGGTCAGGGCAAGGAATCAGGAGGCCCTGCGCCTgccgggtggggtggggactcCAGGCCTGGGTTGCCCTCTGTGTCGGGTGCCAGGAGATGCCACCTCTGCCACAGAAGCCTGCTGTGCAGTGAGGCCACCTGCCTAGATTCCGGGTTGGTGGTGCTGAGAGAAGACCAGGACGCGCTCTTTCCTGAGCTctgctggggctgaggctgcCGGTCGGTCAGCCTGAACGAGGGTCACCCTCCTGAGCCCTGCCGGGGAATGTGGCCCCGGCAGAGCTGGCTTGTCATTGTGGTTTGGTCCGTGCCTGTTGGAGGCTCCGGGCCGTGGGTCCCCAGGGCCTTGTCCGGGACACGTGGGGAGTGGGCGGGAAGGAGACCTGGGAGGCTCCCTGCAGTTTCGTCCCTCTAGTGCTGAGCCCCCTTCCCCAGCGCACCTTTGATGGTCACCTTCCTGGCTGGTGCAGGACGGTGCGGGGAACAGTGAGTCTACACTGTCTTGGGAGCTGTCTGCTGGCAGCCGATTCCCAGGCCGGTCACACAGTTGAGCCTGGTGTCAAAGGGGGGAACGAGCCAGCCTGACAGTGGTAGGCGGGCGCGGCGAGGTGGCACGCCGGGGAATGGGGttcaggggggtgggggaccgGGCCGTCTTTTCTAACTGCCTCGGTTGCCCTTTTAGTTAAGTCTTCTGTTCAGTGAGAGTTGGTTCCTCTTGCTTGTAGGCAAAGAACCTTGAAGAGGGTGCAGGTGTGTATCCCACTCCCGAGGAAGAGTGAGTGGGTCGGTTGTCAGCTGCCGTTGGGACTGTGTCCCCCACTCCTGCTTCATCCGCAGGGGAGACTGGTCAGCAGCACAGTGTGGCCGCGACCATGGCTGTCAGGAGCGTGGTCAGCAGGGTGTCGTTTGGGCTCCTTCTCTGCAGGTGTCTTCCCGGTGTCTccaagcctgagctggggccgGAGATCCCGTGCAGCCATGTAGCAGCGACCTGGCAGCGACTGTGACTCAGAGTTGCATTCTCCC from Desmodus rotundus isolate HL8 chromosome 8, HLdesRot8A.1, whole genome shotgun sequence encodes:
- the PDZRN3 gene encoding E3 ubiquitin-protein ligase PDZRN3 isoform X2, whose amino-acid sequence is MALSKMPPPPLPALEPYLLPEEHPSAHEYYDPGDYHQDADREELELEEVDLYRVNSQDKLGLTVCYRTDDEDDIGIYISEIDPNSIAAKDGRIREGDRIIQINGIEVRDREEAVALLTSEENKNFSLLIARPELQLDEGWLDDDRNDFLDDLHMDMLEEQHHQAMQFTAGVLQQKKHEEDGGTTDTATILSNQHEKDSGVGRTDESTRNDESSEPENNGEEAPASHTPLAGPRTRTCSQDTLGSGDLPFGGDSLLWADCAEDAECERFRQLLELKCPGHGALESADGELGLLDAELLELKCPGRDAVAGRGAPESVDQELELLNAELRSIELECLSVVRAHRARQLREAWTLHPGGFRGCDVEADGRRRELSDITELPEKSDKDSSSAYNTGESCRSTPLALDMSPDSSLRRGAEGTAGACGPSLESPLCITEDTDLRPTPQSPEHSPGDGPSPAPPAHTPHKLAHIPAHARRYRSYMQLVQQKSAVEYAHSQVSLLGVCKDLGPASPAEPRTEWKVKVRSDGSRYITKRPVRDRLLRERALRIREERSGVTTDDDAASDMKLGRYWSREERKQHVARAREQRRRRALLLQSRLEGPREQPAEEDRREVSILELSHKKMMKRRNKKILDNWMTIQELLTHGTKSPDGSRVYNSFLSVTTV
- the PDZRN3 gene encoding E3 ubiquitin-protein ligase PDZRN3 isoform X1, producing the protein MGFELDRFDGDVDPDLKCALCRKVLEDPLTTPCGHVFCAGCVLPWVVQEGSCPSRCRGRLSAKELNHVLPLKRLILKLDIKCAHAARGCARVVKLQELPEHLERCDFAPARCRHSGCAQVLLRRDLEAHMRDACDARPVGRCQDGCGLPLTRGELRAGGHCCARALRAHNGALQARLAGLHKALKKEALRAGKREKSLVAQLAAAQLELQMTALRYQKKFTEYSARLDSLSRCVVAPAGGKGEETKSLTLVLHRDAGSLGFNIIGGRPCADNHDASSSEGIFVSRIVDSGPAAKDGGLQIHDRIVEVNGKDLSRATHDQAVEAFKTAREPIVVQVLRRTPRARAFPAPSDSQLVDTGTQTDITFEHIMALSKMPPPPLPALEPYLLPEEHPSAHEYYDPGDYHQDADREELELEEVDLYRVNSQDKLGLTVCYRTDDEDDIGIYISEIDPNSIAAKDGRIREGDRIIQINGIEVRDREEAVALLTSEENKNFSLLIARPELQLDEGWLDDDRNDFLDDLHMDMLEEQHHQAMQFTAGVLQQKKHEEDGGTTDTATILSNQHEKDSGVGRTDESTRNDESSEPENNGEEAPASHTPLAGPRTRTCSQDTLGSGDLPFGGDSLLWADCAEDAECERFRQLLELKCPGHGALESADGELGLLDAELLELKCPGRDAVAGRGAPESVDQELELLNAELRSIELECLSVVRAHRARQLREAWTLHPGGFRGCDVEADGRRRELSDITELPEKSDKDSSSAYNTGESCRSTPLALDMSPDSSLRRGAEGTAGACGPSLESPLCITEDTDLRPTPQSPEHSPGDGPSPAPPAHTPHKLAHIPAHARRYRSYMQLVQQKSAVEYAHSQVSLLGVCKDLGPASPAEPRTEWKVKVRSDGSRYITKRPVRDRLLRERALRIREERSGVTTDDDAASDMKLGRYWSREERKQHVARAREQRRRRALLLQSRLEGPREQPAEEDRREVSILELSHKKMMKRRNKKILDNWMTIQELLTHGTKSPDGSRVYNSFLSVTTV